A region of Beijerinckia sp. 28-YEA-48 DNA encodes the following proteins:
- a CDS encoding TetR/AcrR family transcriptional regulator — MVKKARLADTASSTEKAEDPRARIIAAAREVFIEQSFDLATVREITLRADVNLAAINYYFGSKDELISEVLNLMMEPYTNARLKALEACEAAAGEEGPTVAAVVEALVRPMVRLSRDQSGARPLTRFLLQVRSRPREVTTRFFIRRVDPVVFRFIDAFAKALPALGRRDIFWRYNFAIGTVMQVLIDSEPATSRLKQLSGGLCDTTDDEQIIAQLVSFVCAGFSAPAVHSSASSSPRRA; from the coding sequence ATGGTCAAAAAGGCTCGCTTGGCAGACACGGCAAGTTCCACTGAAAAGGCGGAGGATCCGCGCGCGCGCATCATTGCCGCCGCGCGAGAGGTGTTTATCGAGCAGAGCTTCGATCTGGCGACCGTGCGCGAGATCACCTTGCGCGCCGACGTGAATCTGGCGGCCATCAACTACTATTTCGGCTCCAAGGACGAGCTTATCAGCGAAGTTCTGAATCTCATGATGGAGCCTTATACCAATGCGCGCCTGAAGGCGCTTGAAGCCTGCGAGGCGGCAGCCGGCGAGGAGGGCCCCACCGTCGCGGCGGTTGTGGAGGCGCTTGTGCGCCCCATGGTCCGGCTTAGCCGGGATCAATCGGGGGCTCGCCCTCTCACGCGGTTTCTTCTCCAGGTTCGCTCGCGTCCACGCGAAGTCACCACGCGGTTCTTTATTCGCCGCGTTGATCCCGTGGTTTTTCGTTTCATCGACGCCTTCGCCAAGGCGCTGCCGGCGCTCGGCCGGCGCGATATCTTCTGGCGTTATAATTTCGCCATCGGCACGGTCATGCAGGTGTTGATCGATTCCGAACCGGCAACCTCGCGTCTGAAACAGCTTTCAGGCGGACTGTGCGACACGACCGACGATGAGCAAATCATCGCCCAGCTAGTGAGCTTCGTGTGCGCGGGCTTCTCTGCCCCGGCCGTGCATTCATCGGCTTCTTCGTCGCCTCGGCGGGCGTAA
- a CDS encoding tripartite tricarboxylate transporter substrate binding protein produces MRRAGSLLLSPLLALLLATPFAGAALAQEFPSRPISIVVPFPPGGAVDSAARVLAAELAETSGKIFVVDNRAGGGNGVVGASEVVKSTPDGYTLLFNASIHVVTPLINKKVPYDVINDFTSIAGVAAGPLIISTPPSTKANTLKEFFAAVKADPDSFNFATSGYGSAGHLTIEFLKTQTGVDTDVVSYKGAGPALSDLMGGQVQLMADPMMSSLPHVKSGRLKALAVTSAKRSPLAPDVPTVAESGLPALEMLSWYAVWGPKNLDPKAAAYLSDAIAKVVKSDKFKEKLTVFGFEPMYMNGGELQAFVVSESKRYSDIVKAGNLKVD; encoded by the coding sequence ATGAGGCGTGCTGGATCATTGCTGCTTTCCCCGCTGCTTGCCCTGCTGCTTGCGACACCGTTTGCAGGCGCGGCCCTTGCCCAAGAGTTTCCGTCCCGCCCGATCAGCATCGTCGTGCCCTTTCCGCCGGGCGGTGCCGTCGACAGTGCCGCGCGTGTCTTGGCGGCGGAGCTTGCGGAAACCAGCGGCAAGATCTTCGTCGTCGATAACCGCGCTGGCGGTGGCAATGGCGTCGTTGGCGCGTCCGAAGTCGTGAAATCGACGCCCGATGGCTACACGCTGTTGTTCAACGCCTCGATCCATGTGGTGACGCCGCTGATCAACAAGAAAGTGCCCTATGACGTGATCAACGACTTCACCAGCATCGCCGGTGTCGCGGCTGGTCCGTTGATCATCAGCACACCGCCGTCGACGAAAGCCAATACGCTCAAGGAATTCTTCGCGGCGGTGAAAGCCGATCCGGACTCCTTCAATTTCGCCACGTCCGGCTATGGCTCCGCTGGGCATCTGACGATTGAATTTCTGAAAACGCAGACGGGCGTCGATACGGATGTCGTATCTTACAAAGGCGCCGGCCCGGCGCTCTCCGATCTGATGGGCGGCCAGGTTCAGCTGATGGCGGACCCGATGATGTCGTCGCTGCCGCATGTGAAATCAGGCCGCCTCAAGGCGCTCGCGGTGACGAGCGCGAAGCGTTCGCCGCTCGCGCCCGATGTGCCGACCGTTGCCGAAAGCGGCCTGCCGGCTCTGGAAATGCTGTCCTGGTACGCGGTGTGGGGCCCCAAGAACCTCGACCCGAAGGCCGCAGCCTATCTCAGCGATGCGATCGCCAAGGTGGTGAAGTCCGACAAGTTCAAGGAAAAGCTCACCGTGTTTGGGTTCGAGCCGATGTACATGAACGGCGGCGAACTACAGGCTTTCGTTGTCAGCGAATCCAAGCGCTACAGCGACATCGTCAAAGCCGGAAATCTGAAGGTCGACTGA
- a CDS encoding molybdopterin-dependent oxidoreductase has product MTKSPDLFTHQKERPEPSPPKLIGSHWGFYEHRGTAETLRPLASDDDPAAFAADMTADRLAPCRILRPAVRRSFLEHGPGQGRRGAEPFVEVSWDEALDLVASEIARVRDTHGSTSIFSGSYGWSSAGRFHHAQSQLKRFFNMVGGSVRSVQSYSYAAGEVLLPHVIGTTEGLIAGHTPWNLIAGHAELIVMFGGTPLRNAQVNAGGIVHHTARSALLACRDAGARFVNVTPVRDDAADDLGAEWMALRPCTDTALLLALAFTLIARDQHDKAFIERYTTGFDKVRAYLAGETDGIVKDAAWASAITGLAADSIRELATEMASRKTFLMMSWSLQRADHGEQPYWAAITLAALLGGIGLPGQGFGFGYASVGSIGQPSSPVRWPSLPQGRNPVSEVIPVARIADMLLAPGTQYDHNGARRTYPDIKFIYWAGGNPFHHHQDLNRLTEAWQSPETVVVHEHWWNPLARHADIVLPASTFFERDDIVASGRDSFIAYSSKAAEPPSQLPTDHEILRQLAARLGAEEAFTEGLSEPEWLDRLYREARGDAADRGVELPEIADFRAAGLVDLTDIAKTRPLFANFRAAPQDHPLRTPSGRIELFSSRIASFDYADCPGHAAWLEPGEWLGAKSAERFPLHLLSCQPHDKLHSQWDHAAPSRKTKRHGRQPVRMHPRDAAARGLSDGDLVKVANERGACLAIVALSEALLPGVVQIATGAWFDPSKPGMPGSLELNGNPNVLTPDHGTSRLAQGPSPNSCLVEITRFSDEALKVKAYHPPEFVADPRKPTKKGKENEFAA; this is encoded by the coding sequence ATGACGAAGTCTCCGGACTTGTTCACCCACCAGAAGGAACGCCCGGAGCCTTCGCCCCCCAAACTGATCGGATCACATTGGGGCTTCTACGAGCATCGGGGCACAGCCGAAACACTGCGCCCTCTTGCAAGCGATGACGACCCGGCGGCCTTCGCCGCCGACATGACGGCCGATCGGCTGGCGCCTTGCCGAATTCTTCGGCCCGCCGTGCGCCGCTCCTTTCTCGAACATGGGCCTGGCCAAGGCCGGCGCGGCGCGGAGCCTTTCGTCGAAGTGTCCTGGGATGAGGCGCTTGACCTCGTCGCCAGTGAAATCGCAAGGGTCCGCGATACCCACGGCAGCACGTCGATCTTCTCCGGTTCCTACGGTTGGTCGAGCGCTGGACGCTTCCACCACGCGCAAAGCCAGCTCAAGCGCTTTTTCAATATGGTCGGCGGTTCCGTCCGCTCGGTTCAGTCCTATAGCTATGCCGCCGGTGAGGTGCTGCTGCCACATGTGATCGGCACCACCGAAGGCCTGATCGCTGGGCATACGCCCTGGAATTTGATCGCCGGACATGCCGAGTTGATCGTTATGTTTGGTGGCACGCCCTTGCGTAACGCGCAGGTCAATGCCGGCGGTATCGTGCATCACACCGCGCGTTCCGCGCTGCTCGCCTGTCGCGATGCCGGCGCGCGTTTCGTCAACGTCACGCCGGTGCGTGACGACGCTGCCGACGATCTCGGCGCGGAATGGATGGCCTTGCGACCCTGCACCGACACAGCTTTGCTTCTGGCGCTGGCTTTCACCCTCATCGCGCGCGACCAGCACGACAAGGCGTTCATCGAGCGCTACACCACGGGCTTTGACAAAGTGCGGGCCTATCTGGCGGGAGAGACAGACGGCATCGTGAAGGATGCCGCGTGGGCCTCGGCCATCACTGGGCTCGCGGCGGACAGCATTCGCGAGCTCGCCACTGAGATGGCGTCGCGCAAGACCTTTTTGATGATGTCGTGGTCGCTGCAACGGGCCGATCACGGCGAACAGCCCTATTGGGCGGCGATCACGCTGGCCGCCTTGCTCGGCGGCATTGGTCTGCCCGGCCAGGGCTTTGGCTTTGGCTATGCCTCGGTCGGCAGCATTGGCCAGCCGTCATCGCCGGTGCGCTGGCCGTCCTTGCCGCAGGGACGCAATCCGGTTTCCGAAGTCATCCCCGTGGCGCGCATCGCCGACATGCTGCTGGCGCCGGGGACGCAATACGATCACAACGGCGCCAGGCGCACCTATCCCGACATCAAATTTATCTATTGGGCCGGCGGCAATCCCTTTCACCATCATCAGGATCTCAACCGGCTGACGGAGGCCTGGCAAAGTCCGGAGACGGTGGTGGTTCACGAGCATTGGTGGAACCCGCTTGCCCGCCATGCCGATATCGTGTTGCCGGCTTCGACCTTCTTTGAGCGTGACGACATCGTCGCCAGCGGTCGTGACAGCTTCATCGCTTATTCCTCGAAAGCGGCGGAGCCGCCGTCTCAACTGCCGACCGACCATGAAATATTGCGTCAGCTGGCGGCGCGCCTTGGTGCGGAAGAAGCGTTCACAGAAGGTCTGAGCGAGCCTGAATGGCTCGATCGGCTCTATCGCGAAGCGCGGGGCGATGCCGCCGACCGTGGCGTCGAACTGCCGGAGATCGCGGACTTTAGGGCAGCCGGGCTGGTCGATCTGACCGATATCGCCAAGACGCGCCCGCTGTTCGCGAATTTCCGCGCGGCGCCGCAGGATCATCCTCTGCGCACGCCATCGGGGCGCATCGAACTCTTCTCATCGCGCATAGCGAGCTTTGACTATGCCGATTGTCCCGGCCATGCGGCCTGGCTGGAGCCAGGCGAATGGCTGGGCGCGAAAAGCGCCGAGCGTTTTCCGCTCCATCTGCTGTCTTGCCAGCCGCATGACAAGCTGCACAGCCAATGGGACCATGCCGCCCCCTCGCGCAAGACCAAGCGCCACGGCCGCCAGCCGGTGCGCATGCATCCGCGCGATGCCGCTGCACGCGGGCTGAGCGACGGCGATCTGGTGAAGGTTGCCAATGAGCGCGGTGCCTGCCTCGCCATCGTGGCTTTGAGCGAGGCCTTGCTGCCGGGCGTCGTACAGATCGCGACCGGCGCATGGTTTGATCCTTCCAAGCCCGGCATGCCAGGTTCGTTGGAATTGAACGGCAATCCAAACGTGCTCACGCCCGATCACGGTACGTCACGTTTGGCGCAGGGGCCGAGCCCGAATTCCTGTCTCGTTGAGATCACGCGATTTTCCGACGAGGCGCTGAAGGTCAAAGCTTACCACCCTCCGGAGTTTGTCGCCGATCCGCGCAAGCCAACAAAAAAGGGGAAAGAAAATGAATTCGCGGCTTAA
- a CDS encoding FecR family protein, with product MKEDATDPIVMEALEWFVRMRDHTVDASDRRAFDAWLAADTAHVAAWQRAETLWKRFDIAQPEFDRARRSRTLSRRKILLGTLVAAAGGGLYILNSSYLAPDYATDIGERRTFTLADGSTVELGSDSALSVQYTDRIRQLVLHRGQGFFDVTADSKRPFIVRAADGAVQALGTRFDVKYIDDVVTVAVSQHAVLVQAGSQSGVRIDHGWQVSYGSDGLSQPSPANLDTIEAWRRDRLVFQDVPLARVLTELGRYRRGRIILIDKQVGNIPVTAIFDTKQADNALRTIADTLPIRVLYATNYLAFVSGAR from the coding sequence ATGAAAGAAGACGCGACAGACCCAATCGTCATGGAAGCGCTGGAATGGTTCGTGCGGATGCGCGATCACACAGTCGATGCCTCCGATCGGCGCGCCTTCGACGCTTGGCTTGCGGCAGATACGGCTCATGTTGCTGCCTGGCAGCGCGCGGAGACATTATGGAAGCGCTTTGATATTGCCCAACCGGAATTCGACCGGGCGCGGCGCTCCCGCACGCTTTCGCGTCGGAAGATTCTGCTTGGCACACTCGTCGCGGCCGCCGGCGGCGGCCTCTATATATTAAACAGTTCCTATCTGGCTCCAGACTATGCGACCGACATCGGAGAACGCAGGACGTTCACTTTGGCCGATGGCAGCACCGTCGAGCTGGGAAGCGATTCAGCCCTCTCGGTGCAGTACACCGATCGCATCCGACAGCTCGTGCTGCACCGTGGACAGGGCTTTTTTGATGTGACAGCGGACAGCAAGCGGCCGTTCATCGTCCGGGCCGCTGATGGCGCCGTCCAGGCGCTCGGCACTCGCTTCGATGTCAAATATATCGATGATGTCGTAACGGTGGCAGTGAGCCAGCACGCGGTTCTGGTCCAAGCAGGATCGCAGTCGGGCGTCAGGATCGATCACGGCTGGCAAGTCAGCTATGGCAGCGATGGGCTGAGCCAACCCTCACCCGCGAATTTAGACACGATCGAGGCTTGGCGGCGGGACCGGCTGGTTTTCCAGGACGTGCCACTCGCACGGGTCCTGACCGAGCTCGGACGCTACCGGCGCGGACGTATCATCTTGATAGACAAACAAGTCGGCAATATACCGGTGACAGCCATCTTTGATACGAAGCAGGCTGACAACGCCTTGCGGACGATCGCCGATACCCTGCCCATCCGTGTTTTGTACGCCACCAACTATTTGGCTTTCGTGTCCGGGGCCCGGTAG
- a CDS encoding sigma-70 family RNA polymerase sigma factor, which yields MSVHAIDIADLYTSEQGRLRHLVRRLVGNRAAADDLVHQAFEKLLRVADGGNIENCPAYLSSTVKNLALNHLRDQARRSEVAVTQTELNALADASPSPETTAIYRCELRRVLSAVAALPPRRREAFVLNKFEGMSYDEIAARQGISRNTVISHIVIALADLDRQLGSR from the coding sequence ATGAGTGTTCACGCGATCGATATTGCTGATCTGTACACGTCTGAGCAGGGCCGGCTGCGGCATCTGGTCCGCCGTCTCGTTGGCAACAGAGCCGCCGCTGACGACCTCGTCCACCAAGCGTTCGAAAAATTGCTCCGGGTCGCAGATGGCGGCAATATTGAGAACTGCCCGGCCTATCTGAGCAGCACCGTCAAGAATCTCGCCCTCAATCATCTGCGCGACCAAGCCCGACGCTCCGAGGTCGCTGTCACCCAGACCGAACTGAACGCCCTGGCGGACGCGAGCCCATCGCCCGAGACCACCGCGATCTATCGTTGCGAGCTGCGCAGGGTTCTCTCGGCGGTGGCCGCCCTGCCGCCACGGCGGCGAGAGGCTTTCGTTCTGAACAAGTTCGAAGGCATGAGCTATGACGAGATCGCCGCTCGCCAAGGCATATCGCGCAATACGGTGATTTCCCACATCGTCATCGCGCTCGCCGACCTCGATCGGCAACTTGGCTCAAGATAG
- a CDS encoding TonB-dependent siderophore receptor, producing the protein MLDEIQVDGGSGGVITANGYVGRSSATGTKTDTPFIETPQSISSVTEKQLDDRKPQSLLDAISYTPGVRVNAYGTDPRYDSFFVRGFNVTNTGVFRDNLRQPTAGYAIFSTEPYGIEGISILRGPSSALYGATGAGGLYNVITKRPTMTPLREVGIQYGTYDRRQAQFDLSGPVEGVDTLYYRLTGVGRVAGTEFKSVPDDRVYIAPALTWKPNEDTKLTILGEYSRAKTGGSPGYYNDYYGHVTRIESGDPAYGGMTHEQARIGWEFEHRINETFTVRQNARYSTQDIDAKYVYTYNGAQHALDPTLIDRGSGRDVQRLDAFVIDNQLQTKISTGPLDHTILTGVDITWTRFRASSGTGTAPPLSMLVPNYGGYIAPVALTSQANQRQMQTGVYVQDQIRLGGWTLTVGGRHDWVSTRTNTTDLTTAAMTSAQQDDRAFSGRVGLSYKTPFGLVPYVSFSTAFSPNIGWNKTTQSTFKSTTSVQQEVGVKYLLPDTNIMLTAALFNVDQKNGIFYEVINGINMQVQRGKLRSRGVELEAVASLDNGLSFTAAYTYTELKVVEGPSNTVGKYVSSVPLHTGSVWTNYKLPTDSVFHGLSAGVGARLTSFSYGDDKNSLKNSARAVFDAVLRFDFEAVTPQLKGVSLQVNATNLFNRRDTTCTSGYCYPDPGRTVMGSLKYTW; encoded by the coding sequence ATGCTGGACGAGATTCAAGTCGACGGCGGCAGTGGCGGCGTCATCACAGCGAATGGCTATGTTGGACGCAGCAGCGCAACCGGCACGAAAACCGATACGCCTTTCATCGAGACGCCGCAGTCGATATCTTCCGTCACTGAAAAACAGCTGGATGATCGCAAGCCACAATCGCTGCTTGATGCGATCTCCTATACGCCAGGCGTGCGCGTGAACGCCTATGGAACGGACCCACGTTACGATTCCTTCTTCGTGCGCGGCTTCAACGTCACCAATACGGGCGTGTTTCGCGACAACCTGCGCCAGCCCACGGCCGGCTATGCCATCTTCTCAACCGAGCCTTATGGCATTGAAGGTATCTCGATCCTGCGCGGTCCCTCCTCAGCGCTCTATGGCGCAACGGGCGCCGGCGGCCTCTACAACGTGATCACCAAGCGCCCGACCATGACCCCGCTGCGGGAAGTCGGCATCCAGTACGGCACCTATGATCGGCGGCAGGCGCAGTTCGATCTATCCGGCCCCGTGGAAGGCGTCGACACGCTCTACTATCGCCTGACCGGCGTCGGCCGCGTGGCGGGTACAGAATTCAAATCCGTACCCGATGACCGCGTCTACATCGCACCCGCGCTGACTTGGAAACCCAACGAGGATACCAAGCTGACGATCCTGGGCGAATATTCACGTGCAAAAACCGGCGGCAGCCCAGGCTACTACAATGACTATTATGGCCACGTCACCCGCATTGAATCCGGCGATCCAGCTTACGGCGGCATGACCCATGAGCAGGCACGTATCGGCTGGGAATTCGAGCATCGCATCAACGAGACCTTCACGGTTCGCCAAAACGCGCGTTATTCGACCCAAGATATCGACGCCAAATATGTCTATACCTACAATGGCGCCCAACACGCGCTCGATCCGACCCTGATCGATCGCGGCTCCGGGCGCGACGTTCAGCGCCTCGACGCCTTCGTCATCGACAACCAGCTCCAGACCAAAATTTCGACAGGCCCGCTCGACCATACGATCTTGACGGGCGTCGATATTACCTGGACGCGTTTTCGCGCCTCCTCGGGAACGGGCACGGCGCCGCCGTTGAGCATGCTGGTTCCCAACTATGGGGGCTATATCGCGCCGGTGGCGCTCACGTCGCAAGCCAATCAGCGGCAGATGCAAACCGGCGTCTACGTGCAAGACCAGATTCGTCTCGGCGGCTGGACGTTGACGGTCGGCGGACGGCACGATTGGGTGTCAACGAGAACGAACACTACAGATCTGACAACAGCCGCCATGACGTCCGCGCAACAGGACGATCGGGCGTTCTCTGGCCGCGTTGGCCTTTCCTATAAGACGCCGTTCGGCCTCGTTCCTTACGTCAGCTTCTCGACCGCCTTCTCCCCCAACATCGGCTGGAACAAAACGACCCAATCCACATTCAAGTCCACGACCAGCGTGCAGCAGGAGGTCGGCGTCAAATATCTCCTGCCCGATACCAACATCATGCTGACGGCGGCTTTGTTCAACGTCGATCAGAAGAACGGTATATTTTACGAGGTGATCAACGGCATCAATATGCAGGTGCAGCGCGGCAAACTTCGCTCTCGTGGCGTCGAATTGGAAGCCGTCGCCAGCCTCGACAATGGTCTCTCTTTCACCGCGGCCTATACCTATACCGAGCTTAAGGTCGTCGAAGGGCCATCGAACACGGTCGGCAAATACGTTTCGAGCGTTCCTTTGCATACGGGCTCGGTCTGGACGAACTACAAGCTGCCGACGGATAGCGTCTTCCATGGGCTCAGCGCTGGTGTTGGCGCCCGTCTCACCAGCTTCAGCTATGGCGACGACAAGAACAGCCTGAAGAACAGCGCCCGCGCCGTTTTCGACGCGGTTCTGCGTTTCGACTTCGAAGCCGTTACTCCGCAACTTAAGGGCGTGAGCCTGCAGGTGAATGCCACCAACCTCTTCAATCGACGCGATACGACCTGCACGTCTGGCTATTGCTATCCAGATCCAGGCCGAACCGTGATGGGGAGCCTGAAATACACTTGGTAG
- a CDS encoding SDR family oxidoreductase — protein MDFGISGKKALVTGASRGMGKAAALALAHEGVALTILARTPETLEKAAAEIRAETGVEVTAVAGDITTVAGREAALAACPAPDILVNNADGELPGDFRNWSREDWIRGVDRMMLTPIDMIRLTVDGMMERGFGRIVNIVSRSVKIAQPELGMSNAARSGLVGFVAGIARQTIARNVTINNLLPGIVASDGQRQHVESLAQTTGRPYDDIWRERASQNPAGRYGSPDEIGAYIAFLCSSQAGFVTAQSLLVDGGQYPGTF, from the coding sequence ATGGACTTCGGAATTTCTGGCAAAAAAGCCCTTGTCACCGGCGCGAGCCGGGGCATGGGCAAGGCAGCGGCTCTGGCGCTCGCGCATGAAGGGGTGGCGCTGACCATTCTGGCCCGCACGCCGGAAACGCTTGAGAAAGCGGCTGCCGAAATCCGCGCCGAGACCGGTGTGGAGGTCACAGCCGTCGCGGGAGATATCACCACGGTGGCTGGCCGAGAGGCGGCGCTGGCCGCTTGTCCGGCGCCAGACATCCTGGTGAACAACGCTGACGGCGAATTGCCGGGCGACTTCCGCAATTGGTCACGCGAGGATTGGATTCGCGGCGTTGATCGTATGATGCTGACGCCGATCGATATGATCCGCTTGACGGTCGATGGCATGATGGAGCGCGGTTTCGGCCGTATCGTCAATATTGTCTCGCGCAGCGTCAAGATCGCTCAGCCCGAACTCGGCATGTCGAACGCGGCCCGCTCCGGTCTCGTCGGCTTCGTCGCTGGCATCGCGCGGCAGACGATTGCGCGCAATGTGACGATCAACAATCTTCTTCCCGGTATCGTCGCCTCCGACGGACAGCGCCAGCATGTTGAAAGTCTGGCGCAGACCACGGGGCGGCCCTACGACGACATCTGGCGCGAGCGTGCGTCCCAGAACCCGGCGGGGCGATACGGTTCTCCCGACGAGATCGGCGCTTACATCGCCTTTCTATGCTCCAGCCAGGCCGGCTTTGTCACGGCACAGAGTCTGCTTGTCGACGGAGGTCAGTATCCCGGCACGTTCTGA
- a CDS encoding 4-hydroxy-tetrahydrodipicolinate synthase, whose translation MSATTPKITGSFVALITPFDRSGGVDFGAFRELLQFHEANGTSAILIMGSTGEVSMLSPDEKKKIIVETAKMKSAKMPLFFGCTGNNTDTTIENVRFARANGADGAILAAPAYICASEADIESYFMEIADATDLPLGIYNNPPRVKSDLHWDNLLRIFKHPNYVIHKESTTRVGQVAQILAARPDVSVMCCDSPNLGLVVPTMSLGGHGTANMGGNIAPAEVAVISKPWTSYAEAEGFKDTYLRLLPLLHFNYSAINPVAIKSLMKAVGLPAGELRRPLTGLEGEALARGVRIVQELGLDKVYGWNLKRAVAAAA comes from the coding sequence ATGTCTGCCACGACCCCGAAAATCACCGGTTCTTTCGTTGCTTTGATCACCCCCTTCGACCGTTCGGGTGGTGTGGATTTCGGCGCTTTCCGCGAGTTGCTTCAGTTCCACGAGGCGAACGGCACCTCGGCCATTCTCATCATGGGCTCGACCGGCGAAGTCTCGATGCTGTCGCCCGATGAGAAGAAGAAAATCATCGTCGAGACGGCGAAAATGAAGTCCGCCAAGATGCCGCTGTTCTTTGGCTGCACGGGCAACAACACCGATACGACCATCGAGAACGTCCGCTTCGCGCGCGCCAATGGCGCCGATGGCGCGATCCTTGCCGCGCCGGCCTATATCTGCGCGTCGGAAGCCGACATCGAGAGCTACTTCATGGAGATCGCCGACGCGACCGATCTGCCGCTCGGCATCTACAACAATCCGCCGCGTGTGAAGAGCGATCTGCATTGGGATAACCTGCTGCGCATCTTCAAGCATCCGAACTACGTCATTCACAAGGAATCGACGACGCGTGTTGGTCAGGTGGCGCAGATTCTAGCGGCCCGGCCGGATGTTTCCGTCATGTGCTGCGACAGCCCGAACCTCGGTCTCGTCGTTCCCACCATGAGCCTCGGTGGCCATGGCACTGCCAACATGGGTGGCAATATCGCGCCGGCGGAAGTCGCTGTCATCTCGAAGCCCTGGACATCCTATGCCGAGGCGGAAGGCTTCAAGGACACCTATTTGCGCCTGCTGCCGCTGCTGCACTTCAATTATTCGGCCATCAATCCGGTCGCCATCAAATCGCTTATGAAGGCCGTTGGTCTGCCGGCCGGTGAATTGCGCCGTCCGCTGACCGGGCTTGAAGGCGAGGCGCTGGCGCGCGGTGTTCGCATCGTGCAGGAACTCGGATTGGACAAGGTCTATGGTTGGAATCTCAAACGAGCGGTCGCTGCCGCGGCTTGA